A window of Bactrocera dorsalis isolate Fly_Bdor chromosome 4, ASM2337382v1, whole genome shotgun sequence genomic DNA:
ccactataacatatagctgacatacaaactaatcgatcaaGGTCAAAGTAAATAACTTTTTCTAACATTATTCTGTTATAATAAATTCAGCTGTGAAGAGTGTTCTAGCTCGATTAACGATTGTGTCATCACTAtcataaatattgcattgctaaCAGGAGCAACGGGCGTGCATCAGCTCATTATGCTTTAGCTGCATGCACTCAAACTCCCTTGTCTCAACTTAGCTATGCCCATTTTATAGGTGTCATTAAGTGTAACAAGAGCAGCAAAGTAATCAATTTCACACTCGCACTGCGCATGACTTTATTTCGTATTCGCATGAATTTGTAGGTGAAACGTTGTGCTGTAGAGATGCCAAGTGGTTAGGATCTCTTATTTTTCTGGAATATATTGAAAGTAATATTATGAATGTATTTgtattattcgaataatcggaaaatcgatttttcgaatatcCGATTTGTAACTATATTAATATTAACCgattaaaaatttgtagaatttgAATACTTACTATTTGAATAGTCAAAAACGAGCGGTTACCCGGATGGTCGAAATTAAGCGGTTAATCGAATAGTCGACAACTATCGACTATACGACTATCCGGATAGTAGAAGTCGAATATTAATATTGGAACAATGCCCTATACGGTTAATCCGGTTAGTTGaatatcatttttatatttttcttaaatttgttaGCTTCTTGATATTGTTCAGTACATTAGTGATCATCTTTGGAGTATTACGTATATTCACTtgtgaatttcgaaaaaattgatttcCTTCTATTTCAAAtgcacatatatttgaaaattttctcgaaaattttatagattttttaacTCGGCTTGGCGCCCAaatttttaaacgcgtttttctagAAACGCTGTTTTCAGTTGGTGAGTAAATTGCTCCGAAATGGCTGGATCATCCAACTTGAAATATTCACACGACCTTCttagataatattttttaggtAATAATCAAAGGAATAAGATATTTAGATATTTGGAACTTCTTAGCCACTGTGGCGTgtaaattttaagcagaaaattcttCCTTACCGGCAGACACATTTTCTGTAGGTCCTTCTGGATATCGGCTACGGGATCAAGGGAGtgcaaaatgtttcaaaatggATTGATATTGATCATGTAGAGTCCTACTTTAAAAAAGAATtgtcactttatttttttacctaATTGGCAACCCCGCCATCAAATTCAAATACGTTTAAGTAGCTGATTTATTTTCATACTTATTTCTGCGACTCATTTCGCTGTGCCCTCCGCAAACTCGTTTGTTGTAGTTCGCAATCAATCCGCTGGCGGCACTCAGCGTCCAACAGTGCACCACTTTGGCACTTAATTATACGATGCCCCTGTCACTGAGTAATGTGTCGTTGACACAGCGGTGGGTACTGTTCGTGTGATAAATGCAATGTGCGAGTGATACATCCACACATACTTTATGTAAGTAACTCCACTCCGGTGCCATACCCacttaagcaattttttttgttttgataacaCTTTCATTGACATTTTCTGTGATTGCGCAAAGTACATCGATACTCATTTCACGCTAACCAAATTATCGTGTACTCTTTTTTTCAACAGATAATGGATTGCTTTCTGGTGAACAAACTCTACGAACGCCTCGATATTTTTATCTGTATCTAACTagtagtatttatttatatctagGCTAATAAGTTCAgtgcaaatacatataatattaagtcATTATGCCGGTTAATTATAACGGTCAATAATATGATAAGAGATTGTTCGCTTCCAAGAACTGTTTACCATTAATTCGAACAAAAGTTTCCTCTCTATGATTCTTATCATTTGATGATTAACCAAATGCTAACTAATTAGTCGAATCATTCTGATGTTGTGAAACGATAATTATACGGACAAGGTAAAACacgttttattttctttaaataatcaGTATTtcctgacacatacatacatgtgttctTTGATTATGTGTCATATTCAAGACCTGTGGAAAAGTTTGGAGAGATATCAATATCGTCAGCATGCGCCAGATGTACGCTACTCTTGTAGAATATTGTATCTTCTCTATTTAGATCTGAAACTCGAATTATTGTCTCCACGAGTAGGTGGAAGAAgccgcacgatagggagtcgccttgtctgaaacctcgtttggtatcgtaCGGCTCGGGAGGTACTTCCCGATCCTGGCggagcttttgatattgctcaaccACAGTTTACACAGTCGCATCAGTTTTGCGAGGATATCAAactcagacatagcggcataaaggcagctccctTTCATGCTGTCagaagcagctttgaaatcgacgaagatgtGATATGTGtggattctcttttcacgggtcttttccaagatttggcgcctGGTGAATTCATGGTCAGTTCTTGATTTTTCAGGCCTAAAGCCAtacttggaggatggagtcatgtgtggatattgatatcatcggcctcaacacccgcgccgttagttctgctttctccaggctgaacaaggaagcaacgcaaatgggtctggcagtgaacgagggcaagacgaaatatctcctgtcatcaaacaaacagtcgtcgcactcgcggcttgactctcacgtcactgatgcaggataactcttgccaacaggtgctaatccggactgagtaggcaattaaaaagtaaagttctctctcgacgaacaaaagccaatctctataagtcgctcataattcccgtcctgctatatggtgcagaggcttggacgatgacaacaaccgatgagtcgacgttgcgagttttcgagagaaaagttctgcataAGCTTTATGGtgctttgcgcattggcaacggcgagtaccgTAGtcgttggaacgatgagctgtacgagattaacgacgacattgacatagttcagcgaattgaaagacagcggctacgctggctaggtcatgttgtccggatggatgaaaacactccagctctgaaagtattcgacgcagtacccgccgcgggaagcagaggaaaaagaagacctccactccgttggaaggaccaagtggagaaggacctggcttcgcttggaatatccaattggcgccacgtagcgaagagaagaaacgactggcgcgcggttgttaactcgactataatcgcgtaagcggtgtctacgccagtaaaaaagaagaaagccatactgataaggtccaatcagtttgttgacggtgggctttaatcgtTCAGacaatacgcttgatagaaccttatatgcgatgctgATGTGACCCACTAAATCCACAgagaccatattcacaaactggacgaaggtaCAGATTTGACTTTCATATTGTAGGCAATGGCATTAAAATTTTGGCtatcaataaccctaagatcaaattgttgcaaaaatcgagagtgaccctttcgcagcttcgttctggatactgtatcatgttaaactcctacttattcagaatcgaccccgacatgtCAAATATATGTGCGGCATGCACAGAGTATCCGCATGACCTAACCATCCTACCGGGGACTAGATAAGTGTTACAACATAGTTGCTCGTCCTAAGCTCCGGGAGCTTGGTTTGGCGTTAATTGTGAATCTATGTACTTTAACGTCTGAACCtggcaccaagtgattaccaagAATTCCTGACCATGGCAAATGATTTGGCTGATAAAAAAATGGCCTCGAGAGAGGCTTCTGATAATCGACTGTTACAATAGGGTGGAGAATGTCTATGAAAGAAGATGAGTCTaacttaagtaaataaaacctTTAATCCAATGCATAAATAAAGGATTTCTTTTTACCAGATCTTCTACTTCATatcttttttgaagaaatacttTTTCCAAATGAGGTGGCAGCTCCACAAAATAATAACTTTATATTCAGCTTGTTAACATGTTGTACTTTAATGCAGATAATAACTTGAAGCAATATAATTGTATGTcctgcaataaaataatataagcaATTACTCACTTGTCTGTGCTTCTAGTTACATTTATAAAAGCAAAACGACAGAAAATCAGTTATTATTACGTTATTCGTGAGAGAAGTAAATATTGCTAGACTAGACTTAAATATTACGACTAATAACAGTGatttatacaagtacatacatatgtgttacaCACTTTGTCAATAGACAAGTATCAAGTCATTTACAATACAGGGTGTGTGAACATTTCACTaactaaaaaaagtttattttgaattacGGACGACAGTAAAATGATTTGGTCTAGAGTATACTTAATATACTAAAAATGATATGATAAATTAACTTAGCTTCACTCAAACTTTATTTTTCTCCACAACCAAACTCTCTTGCGTTATTAGAACTGTCTTAAactttttaagtgtttttttcattttatcgcGATTACGTTGATAAAGTTGAGATAATATGCGTACAAAGTCTCTTATCTGCGCCTTAATTAAATGTCTCTAAGTGCTTATTATCTttataaacatttaatatttatttaacgacATTTAAGCGGAGTAAACTTCTCACAGCCAAGCAGAGAttcatatgtgcatacatacttgcatgtcttctagagaaaaaaaattttagcagctcatagacaaaaaaaatagtaacaaTTTTGCAAGTACCATCCGATCAAAatctataaaaagttttttctccAGATTTACCTTGTTTATATTCGAGTGAAGTTTAATCTCCATTTGTCAATTAGTGTGTGTTTTGCATCTGTTTGTTTACGACGCGAAGAGTTTGTCTGGCAACTTTTGACATGAAATAAGAAATCACAGCGATtgtgcttgaaattttgtgtttccaatggcaaaaacaagaaaattacgTTAGAACACTGAAGagcttataacaagtgtatggaaaattggttTAAACGATGGTGTGCTTGTAGTTCCCTACATTGAACCCGATTTAATACTATTgttgaaaatatagtttttttagtGTGTAAAAAGTCAGCTAAAAGTGATTATCTGATAATATTTGTTTAAGgtattataaataaacattaacTCTGCACTAGGAATGCCTcaaatagtttgatttcagacagaaaattaaaatggagcgcaaaggaaaaaatatactttGGAGCAAATCCAGTTGGTAATTTTTCATCACAAGACTGGAGAAACTTATAAAAAGATTGCAGAAATAGTCAGTATGAAAGTCATTACAAAAATGAAGGATGAGAAACAACCAGGTAAACCAAAGAAATTGAGAGAAAGCAGAAGGCAGTGGAACGAAAAATAAAGGCTAACCCATGCTTAAGTGCACCAAAAATTACCACAGAGTTTACGGAAGAGTTTGGTAAAGATGTTTCGTCGTCTACCATCAGAAGAACTCTTAATACAAGGGGTTTTAATGGCCGCAATGCTCGACGTAAGTCTTTGGTGCAACCAAAAAACAGACAAGCACGTGCAGAATTCACCAAAAACTATATTTCTTAACCAAAGGTTTGGTAGAATGACGTTTTATTTGCCGATGAGAGCAAATACAATGCCTCTGGGTCGAATAGAAGTTCAAAAGTAAAGCGAAAACCTAATGAAGACCTGCAACTGCATAATGTAAATAGTAAAGCATGGCAACGGTCAGGTTATGGTGTCGGGGTGTATGGTCGTAAGTGGAGTCCGAAAACTAGTTTTTAttaatggaaaaataaataaagagtcGTATattaatatcataaaaaaataatttaaaatttagcggagaaaatttggtattttagagtcatttaaattttatcagtATAACGACCCGAAACATAAGTCGCGATTAGTAAAAGAGTGGCTTCTTTATAATTACCACAAAGTGCTCCACCGACCTCCCCAATCACAGGACATTAACTCAATCGAAAATCTATGGAACGAATTAGATGGTCAAATtggcaaatacaaaatttcttccGTAACCGACCCGAAAATCAAGCTGCAACAGGAATGACATACAATTTCCCGGCTAAAATTGTTGATAATACGCCAAATTGTTTGAATGAAGTGCTTAAACAAAGGGATACCCTAccaaatattaatgtttttggGTATTAATTTTTAGAATAACTTTGTGTCTTAAATACCAAAAAACCGAATATTAATTAACGCTCGTTTTATGTGTACCTgaagttatttgtttttttttttttttttgaggatggaattctatattaattttttgtttatgtgcaCTATTTGCTGTTGAATtatccaaataaataaaacaaacaaatctgaattatatatgtatatttttaaatatattttaatagtcGGAATTTAGGAGAATGAGAAACCCTATTATGAATGACTCCGACTGTacttaatttacatatgtacatatattataaatattttatatattatttaacgTTTAAATGCCATTAAATTaatttgccatatttttttattgcagaaCTGTCAATGATGTCAAGCTCATGAACACACAAACAACAGTTGCAACGTTCCgcgtagaaatcaaaacaaattattgtCCAAACATTTCAGCGCACACAACGTACCGGCATCTCGGCCAGACAAGCAAAACAAACACAATCATGAAATTctagcaaaaaatttatttgaaaactgCACAAAATTGATTTGTGCATTGCGatcaaatagcaataaaaatcacagaaaaaatcaacaaatgtaaaaaaatacctatttcgataaaaaaaacatCGAATGTGTCAGCTCTAGCGATAAGAGAGATTTGTAAGGCGAAGATTTAACGCAGCCTGGGCTAGAGTTTGCACACACACGCAGGCGAATGTGACGTGATTTCTTCGTTTGGACAGCAAACTAAAATTATCAGCAGGCACAAATCTAAATAAATCTGAAAGacgacattttttgtttaagcaAAAGGaacatacaaattaaatataactaaaaaagtCAACAGCACTAACGCACGTAAGCCTATTAAGCACGTAACGATCGCACCAAAACCAAAATTAGCAACTAAGaggaaaagtaaacaaaaatcgaacctaaaaatattatatatgtaaatatatatatacatattaaaaatacaacGCCAGAATATCTTAACTGCAAGCACTTGAAACTTAAGCGAAAATAACTTAAATCCCTAACTCAATttacaagcaaacaaaaatataattaagtaaGCAACAGAGCAAGTGAACAAATTGCAAACAAGCATTTCTGCGCATAACAAAGTGCGCGCCTTCATACacacaaactcacacacacacatccgtCTCAGAAAAGCCGCaataatataaaagcaaaaaatcaaacagaaaaattttaaaaaaatatttattagtaaatatttgaacaaaCTCGTTGCGCAtccgcaacaacaataacaaccacagtaacagtaacaacaatagcaacagcagcagcgcagCAGCAACATTATGAACTCGAGCACAAAGCACCTGTTGCACTGCACACTCCTTATCACTGTGATAATAACATTTGAAGTATTCTCCGGTGGTATTAAAATCGACGAGAACTCATTTACGCTTGTCGATCCATGGACTGAGTACGGCCAAGTAGCCACTATACTATTGTACTTACTACGTTTTCTAACTTTCCTAACGCTGCCGCAAGTCTTATTCAATTTTTGCGGTCTCGTCTTCTACAATGCCTTCCCCGAGAAGGTGGTGCTAAAGGGCAGCCCCATATTGGCGCCATTCATATGCATACGTGTAGTGACACGCGGCGACTTCGCCGATTTGGTCAAGACGAATGTGTTGCGTAACATGAATACCTGCCTGGATACGGGTCTGGAGAATTTCCTAATCGAGGTGGTCACCGATAAACCCGTCAATTTGGCACAACATCGTCGCATACGTGAAATAGTCGTGCCAAAGGAGTATAAAACACGCACGGGCGCGTTATTTAAGTCACGTGCTTTGCAATATTGTCTGGAGAATGATGTGAACGTGTTGAACGACAGCGATTGGGTGGTGCATTTGGATGAGGAGACTTTGTTAACGGAGAATTCGGTGCGTGGCATTATCAATTTCGTTTTGGATGGCAAACATCCATTCGGTCAGGGTCTCATTACCTATGCCAATGAGAATGTGGTGAATTGGTTGACTACGTTGGCGGACAGTTTCCGCGTCTCGGACGATATGGGCAAGTTACGCTTGCAATTCAAATTGTTTCACAAGCCATTGTTCAGCTGGAAGGGTAGCTATGTTGTTACACAGGTGAGTTCTATTGTTATATAATAAGTtctagtaaaaatatatatgttttttgcaACAAATGGAAGGTTTATTTAGCATAATCAAATTGAccgatttagttcaaatatgctgCCATTTTGAAGGTAACTTCAAACTTCCTTTCTGTTGACAGAAAACAGGGACAGTCGATTTTCAACAGTTTAGCTGTAGTGCATAGGCCAAAACTTTTACTTccaaaatactattttcagaGTCGGGTAAATAAAAGCGGTTGGATCTAGCGATAGATAGCAAAATTGAGCCTTAGCGCTGCGatctatggtctattgtgccctctcctatatcacatatggctGCAAAGTTCCAGCATCCTGAACATTCCAGGAGCTAGCTCGGCGTaactgaggtgatgtgatccctgtgcACGTAGATGGATCCTCTCAGAAGTAGCTTGGCATTCCTGCTGCCTGCTGCCAACACTGTTCTCTCCCTACTCTCTCCTCCGTGCGAAGCAGCTACTTTAAAGTGTGGGACTCCACTGAAAAGAGTTCGTTCGCCAGCTCAGTGCCGGCAACCCCTTTATGCCCCGGCATCCAGATCAGGTGTACACGGCTACAAACTGATAAGCAGTGCGGTCTTCCTATACACTCCTCCACTAAAATCCATTTAACCTCATACGCACAGATCGTCCTTAGTGCCGAGTGTAACTCCAAAATACTTTGTATATTAAATTCCCTTGGAAGAAGAGCCAGTGGTGTATCTTCCCCTAAGTCCTTCATTTGCTGAGACGACATTATCTTCGATAGTTGAAGGCCTACCCAAAACTGCGTTGCCTTAGATGCACAAAcaaccgctccataggtgacAATAAGCCTTACGATTATTGTATACAGCCATCTTATGATACCTAGCTTGCAGCCCCAGGATCTGCAGTGTAGGCGTCTGCATATCATGAGTGTCTTGATGGCTTTGGAAAGGGTTCAATCCACAAGGCTACTCCACCGTAAAGTTGAGTCTAATGTGAGGCCAAGAAATTTGACCTCTTTAGACACCTCCAACGCCCTGCCACCGAGTGTTAGGATCCTTAAGCCCAGAAGAGATCTTGGCTTAGTAAAAGGAGCAGCGGTTGTTTTTGACGGGTTGATAGAAAGTTTTCTGGATTAGGAAACAACAGTTCaactaaaaactttaaaataagtGGGGTTACATTGAAAACCTGGGACTCATTATATTTCTATCttgtaaatattgtaatattgtCCAGACTCACTATAAACGTACACGGATTTCTATCCGGCCAAGGACCGTCAATTCGAAACCGTTCTTCAAAATTGCTTGGAATGTATTATGCcgtttcaacaacaacaagattaattatttaatttagtatCAGAgcgattgaaatttatttatttttatttttattgacggTTCATTTAACAAATGGACTTTATTGTTTATGAATGTCATACACTTCAAGTACTTTTCTCAAGTGTTTCGTAAATAATTAAAGCTGACTAAGTCCGACCTTGGTTCAAGTAGTtcaaaaaagaacaaacaaataataataacggcTTTTTACGTAAGGATTTGTAAGTGATAGAATTGTAAGGGCTTTATATGAAACTGTGACTGTGCATTACTGAAAattccatataaaaaataatttttattgcaacaacAGAATTTTCTCAAATATCTATATGTgactatttaatattattaaaccaTTTGTTAATCACTTGTGTTTTTCTCACTCCATCCATAGGTTGGCGCCGAACGACAAGTGTCCTTCGACAATGGCATCGATGGCTCCGTGGCCGAGGATTGTTTCTTTGCAATGCGCGCCTTTTCGCAAGGCTACAGCTTCAACTTCATCGAAGGTGAAATGTACGAGAAGTCACCATTCACACTGCTCGATTTCCTGCAACAACGCAAACGCTGGCTTCAAGGCATATTACTGGTGGTACATTCGAAAATTATACCGTTAAAACATAAACTCTTGCTCGCAATCAGCGTCTACTCCTGGGTCACTATGCCCCTGTCCACATCGAATATCATTTTTGCCGGCCTCTATC
This region includes:
- the LOC105223250 gene encoding beta-1,4-mannosyltransferase egh, giving the protein MNSSTKHLLHCTLLITVIITFEVFSGGIKIDENSFTLVDPWTEYGQVATILLYLLRFLTFLTLPQVLFNFCGLVFYNAFPEKVVLKGSPILAPFICIRVVTRGDFADLVKTNVLRNMNTCLDTGLENFLIEVVTDKPVNLAQHRRIREIVVPKEYKTRTGALFKSRALQYCLENDVNVLNDSDWVVHLDEETLLTENSVRGIINFVLDGKHPFGQGLITYANENVVNWLTTLADSFRVSDDMGKLRLQFKLFHKPLFSWKGSYVVTQVGAERQVSFDNGIDGSVAEDCFFAMRAFSQGYSFNFIEGEMYEKSPFTLLDFLQQRKRWLQGILLVVHSKIIPLKHKLLLAISVYSWVTMPLSTSNIIFAGLYPIPCPNLVDFVCAFIAAVNIYMYVFGVIKSFSLYRFGLMKFMACVLGAVCTIPVNVVIENIAVIWGLFGKKHKFYVVQKDVRAMETV